From the genome of Solanum lycopersicum chromosome 12, SLM_r2.1:
TCAGCTGTTGTATGGTAACgagatttaaattttgtgtaaaaatCAGGGAGCGTGAGCTCTTCCGTGGAAATAACAGAGGAGGAATGGAACAATACATATAACACGAATCTACGAGGGGCATGGATGGTTTCGAAATATGTATGTAAGCGTATGATCGATGCTAAACAGGGCGGAGGATCTGTTATTAACATCACTTCAATGGCGGGTTTAAATCGTACAGCAGTACCAGGGACTATTGCTTACGGTACTTCAAAGATGGCTCTAGACATGGTTACTAAGGTACGATTCGTTCAATTGAACAAATTATCTGTATGTATGTGATTGAATTAATTGATTATGATTGAAATAACAGATAATGGCGATTGAATTGGGTGGAGAGAATATCAGAGTGAACTCGATATCACCAGGAGTTGTAAAATCAGAGATAACAGAGGACCTCGTTAAAAATAAATGGTTCCATAAGTTCCTTTTGAGAACTCTTCCTCTGAAATATCTTGGAACTACAGATCCGGCCTTAACATCACTCATTCGATATTTAATGCATGATTCTTCTGAATATGTAACGGGCAATGTTTTCATCGTCGATGCTGGTGCTACCTTACCAGGTGTTCCTATTTTCTCATCGCTCTAGAGCGATGAACTTAGCTCAACAAGAAATGGATATCTTAGACAAACTCTGTAATAATGTTGGTTTTTTATCGTTCTTGTAAGTTCAATTCTCTCGAAGCAATCGAAAATGTTTCTTAGTACTCAAGTGCAATGTTTAGAGTGTTTGCGATTCGATTCGGGA
Proteins encoded in this window:
- the LOC101255178 gene encoding uncharacterized protein, with amino-acid sequence MEPWQDLSGKVVMVTGASSGIGLEFCINLAKAGCKIIAAARRVDRLKSLCDQINSKSNGPQRAIAVELDVSADSTTIDSAVQIAWDAFGRIDVLINNAGVRGSVSSSVEITEEEWNNTYNTNLRGAWMVSKYVCKRMIDAKQGGGSVINITSMAGLNRTAVPGTIAYGTSKMALDMVTKIMAIELGGENIRVNSISPGVVKSEITEDLVKNKWFHKFLLRTLPLKYLGTTDPALTSLIRYLMHDSSEYVTGNVFIVDAGATLPGVPIFSSL